In Panicum virgatum strain AP13 chromosome 4N, P.virgatum_v5, whole genome shotgun sequence, a single window of DNA contains:
- the LOC120669686 gene encoding zinc finger BED domain-containing protein RICESLEEPER 1-like isoform X4, producing the protein MSLTAHWIDDHWKLQKRILNFCSIADHKGETLGKQVEECLLDWGIDRLFTVTVDNASSNDKLIEYLKGVCEDWNGVVLKNKFLHVRCCAHIVNLVVKSGLEEHNHSIERIRTAVKFVRSSPSRLKIFKKCAELEKISSKSLVTLDLETRWNATYLMLENAERFEKAFARLAKVCKPFKEYFPNKDPPDPDDWQTARRILCFLKLFEKVTTRLSASLHVTSSIVFHDIMLMRAKLIEIAGGEDPTLSSMAYLMKIKFDKYWKQEGNLNYLLFIAVILDPRYKLQYLVFCLELMYGPDEGKELAEKIESALNELFGCYVESVNASCSRNRGSNQYPVHINVDEEDEENPWDMLASQFERHMAEVETEPNDSELSRYLADKREKRTKEFDILDYWKVSSNKYHVLSHLAKDVLAVPASTVPSESAFSTEFLSKDCVDNQQIDFTEFEG; encoded by the exons ATGAGTCTAACAGCCCATTGGATTGATGATCACTGGAAGCTTCAGAAACGTATCCTCAATTTCTGTTCAATAGCAGATCACAAAGGGGAGACACTTGGAAAACAGGTTGAAGAATGTTTGCTGGACTGGGGTATTGATCGTCTATTCACAGTCACAGTTGACAATGCATCCTCAAATGACAAGCTAATTGAGTACTTGAAGGGTGTGTGCGAAGACTGGAATGGAGTTGTGTTAAAGAACAAATTTCTTCATGTGAGGTGTTGCGCCCATATAGTCAACTTAGTCGTTAAGAGTGGACTTGAAGAACACAATCACTCTATCGAGAGGATAAGAACTGCAGTTAAATTTGTGAGGTCTTCACCATCAAGATTGAAAATATTCAAGAAATGCGCAGAGTTAGAGAAAATATCCAGCAAAAGTCTTGTGACATTGGATTTGGAGACAAGATGGAATGCTACTTATTTAATGTTGGAGAATGCTGAAAGGTTTGAGAAAGCTTTTGCAAGACTGGCAAAAGTGTGCAAGCCATTCAAAGAATACTTCCCAAACAAAGATCCTCCCGATCCTGATGATTGGCAAACCGCAAGGCGAATATTGTGTTTCTTGAAACTTTTTGAAAAGGTCACAACTCGTCTCTCAGCCTCTTTACATGTAACTTCAAGCATTGTTTTCCATGACATAATGTTGATGCGTGCAAAATTAATTGAGATTGCTGGAGGTGAAGATCCAACATTATCTTCAATGGCATATCTCATGAAAATCAAATTTGACAAGTACTGGAAACAAGAAGGCAATCTGAACTACTTATTATTTATTGCTGTCATTTTGGATCCTAGATACAAGCTTCAATATTTGGTATTTTGCTTGGAACTTATGTATGGACCAGATGAAGGCAAAGAACTAGCTGAGAAAATTGAATCAGCTCTTAATGAATTGTTTGGCTGCTATGTTGAATCTGTTAATGCCTCTTGTTCTAGAAATAGAGGATCAAATCAATATCCAGTTCACATCAATGTAGATGAGGAGGATGAAGAGAATCCCTGGGATATGCTAGCATCTCAATTTGAGCGACACATGGCGGAGGTTGAGACGGAACCAAATGATTCAGAGTTGTCAAGATATCTAGCTGATAAGCGGGAGAAGAGAACTAAAGAGTTCGACATTTTAGATTATTGGAAAGTGAGCTCAAATAAGTATCATGTACTCTCCCATTTGGCAAAGGATGTGCTAGCTGTTCCAGCTTCCACGGTTCCTTCGGAGTCAGCTTTTAGCACAG AATTCCTTTCGAAGGACTGCGTCGATAACCAACAGATCG ATTTCACTGAGTTTGAAGGATAG
- the LOC120669686 gene encoding zinc finger BED domain-containing protein RICESLEEPER 2-like isoform X1, protein MSLTAHWIDDHWKLQKRILNFCSIADHKGETLGKQVEECLLDWGIDRLFTVTVDNASSNDKLIEYLKGVCEDWNGVVLKNKFLHVRCCAHIVNLVVKSGLEEHNHSIERIRTAVKFVRSSPSRLKIFKKCAELEKISSKSLVTLDLETRWNATYLMLENAERFEKAFARLAKVCKPFKEYFPNKDPPDPDDWQTARRILCFLKLFEKVTTRLSASLHVTSSIVFHDIMLMRAKLIEIAGGEDPTLSSMAYLMKIKFDKYWKQEGNLNYLLFIAVILDPRYKLQYLVFCLELMYGPDEGKELAEKIESALNELFGCYVESVNASCSRNRGSNQYPVHINVDEEDEENPWDMLASQFERHMAEVETEPNDSELSRYLADKREKRTKEFDILDYWKVSSNKYHVLSHLAKDVLAVPASTVPSESAFSTGGRIIDPLRCSLSTSTVEALICTQSWLQTSQCKVSAREVAEDIQTYEEIREEFLSKDCVDNQQIDFTEFEG, encoded by the exons ATGAGTCTAACAGCCCATTGGATTGATGATCACTGGAAGCTTCAGAAACGTATCCTCAATTTCTGTTCAATAGCAGATCACAAAGGGGAGACACTTGGAAAACAGGTTGAAGAATGTTTGCTGGACTGGGGTATTGATCGTCTATTCACAGTCACAGTTGACAATGCATCCTCAAATGACAAGCTAATTGAGTACTTGAAGGGTGTGTGCGAAGACTGGAATGGAGTTGTGTTAAAGAACAAATTTCTTCATGTGAGGTGTTGCGCCCATATAGTCAACTTAGTCGTTAAGAGTGGACTTGAAGAACACAATCACTCTATCGAGAGGATAAGAACTGCAGTTAAATTTGTGAGGTCTTCACCATCAAGATTGAAAATATTCAAGAAATGCGCAGAGTTAGAGAAAATATCCAGCAAAAGTCTTGTGACATTGGATTTGGAGACAAGATGGAATGCTACTTATTTAATGTTGGAGAATGCTGAAAGGTTTGAGAAAGCTTTTGCAAGACTGGCAAAAGTGTGCAAGCCATTCAAAGAATACTTCCCAAACAAAGATCCTCCCGATCCTGATGATTGGCAAACCGCAAGGCGAATATTGTGTTTCTTGAAACTTTTTGAAAAGGTCACAACTCGTCTCTCAGCCTCTTTACATGTAACTTCAAGCATTGTTTTCCATGACATAATGTTGATGCGTGCAAAATTAATTGAGATTGCTGGAGGTGAAGATCCAACATTATCTTCAATGGCATATCTCATGAAAATCAAATTTGACAAGTACTGGAAACAAGAAGGCAATCTGAACTACTTATTATTTATTGCTGTCATTTTGGATCCTAGATACAAGCTTCAATATTTGGTATTTTGCTTGGAACTTATGTATGGACCAGATGAAGGCAAAGAACTAGCTGAGAAAATTGAATCAGCTCTTAATGAATTGTTTGGCTGCTATGTTGAATCTGTTAATGCCTCTTGTTCTAGAAATAGAGGATCAAATCAATATCCAGTTCACATCAATGTAGATGAGGAGGATGAAGAGAATCCCTGGGATATGCTAGCATCTCAATTTGAGCGACACATGGCGGAGGTTGAGACGGAACCAAATGATTCAGAGTTGTCAAGATATCTAGCTGATAAGCGGGAGAAGAGAACTAAAGAGTTCGACATTTTAGATTATTGGAAAGTGAGCTCAAATAAGTATCATGTACTCTCCCATTTGGCAAAGGATGTGCTAGCTGTTCCAGCTTCCACGGTTCCTTCGGAGTCAGCTTTTAGCACAGGTGGACGTATTATAGATCCTCTTCGTTGCAGTCTATCAACTAGCACAGTTGAAGCTTTGATTTGCACGCAAAGTTGGCTACAGACATCTCAATGTAAAGTGAGTGCAAGAGAGGTTGCCGAAGACATTCAAACATATGAGGAGATTAGAGAAG AATTCCTTTCGAAGGACTGCGTCGATAACCAACAGATCG ATTTCACTGAGTTTGAAGGATAG
- the LOC120669686 gene encoding zinc finger BED domain-containing protein RICESLEEPER 1-like isoform X3 yields MSLTAHWIDDHWKLQKRILNFCSIADHKGETLGKQVEECLLDWGIDRLFTVTVDNASSNDKLIEYLKGVCEDWNGVVLKNKFLHVRCCAHIVNLVVKSGLEEHNHSIERIRTAVKFVRSSPSRLKIFKKCAELEKISSKSLVTLDLETRWNATYLMLENAERFEKAFARLAKVCKPFKEYFPNKDPPDPDDWQTARRILCFLKLFEKVTTRLSASLHVTSSIVFHDIMLMRAKLIEIAGGEDPTLSSMAYLMKIKFDKYWKQEGNLNYLLFIAVILDPRYKLQYLVFCLELMYGPDEGKELAEKIESALNELFGCYVESVNASCSRNRGSNQYPVHINVDEEDEENPWDMLASQFERHMAEVETEPNDSELSRYLADKREKRTKEFDILDYWKVSSNKYHVLSHLAKDVLAVPASTVPSESAFSTGGRIIDPLRCSLSTSTDFTEFEG; encoded by the exons ATGAGTCTAACAGCCCATTGGATTGATGATCACTGGAAGCTTCAGAAACGTATCCTCAATTTCTGTTCAATAGCAGATCACAAAGGGGAGACACTTGGAAAACAGGTTGAAGAATGTTTGCTGGACTGGGGTATTGATCGTCTATTCACAGTCACAGTTGACAATGCATCCTCAAATGACAAGCTAATTGAGTACTTGAAGGGTGTGTGCGAAGACTGGAATGGAGTTGTGTTAAAGAACAAATTTCTTCATGTGAGGTGTTGCGCCCATATAGTCAACTTAGTCGTTAAGAGTGGACTTGAAGAACACAATCACTCTATCGAGAGGATAAGAACTGCAGTTAAATTTGTGAGGTCTTCACCATCAAGATTGAAAATATTCAAGAAATGCGCAGAGTTAGAGAAAATATCCAGCAAAAGTCTTGTGACATTGGATTTGGAGACAAGATGGAATGCTACTTATTTAATGTTGGAGAATGCTGAAAGGTTTGAGAAAGCTTTTGCAAGACTGGCAAAAGTGTGCAAGCCATTCAAAGAATACTTCCCAAACAAAGATCCTCCCGATCCTGATGATTGGCAAACCGCAAGGCGAATATTGTGTTTCTTGAAACTTTTTGAAAAGGTCACAACTCGTCTCTCAGCCTCTTTACATGTAACTTCAAGCATTGTTTTCCATGACATAATGTTGATGCGTGCAAAATTAATTGAGATTGCTGGAGGTGAAGATCCAACATTATCTTCAATGGCATATCTCATGAAAATCAAATTTGACAAGTACTGGAAACAAGAAGGCAATCTGAACTACTTATTATTTATTGCTGTCATTTTGGATCCTAGATACAAGCTTCAATATTTGGTATTTTGCTTGGAACTTATGTATGGACCAGATGAAGGCAAAGAACTAGCTGAGAAAATTGAATCAGCTCTTAATGAATTGTTTGGCTGCTATGTTGAATCTGTTAATGCCTCTTGTTCTAGAAATAGAGGATCAAATCAATATCCAGTTCACATCAATGTAGATGAGGAGGATGAAGAGAATCCCTGGGATATGCTAGCATCTCAATTTGAGCGACACATGGCGGAGGTTGAGACGGAACCAAATGATTCAGAGTTGTCAAGATATCTAGCTGATAAGCGGGAGAAGAGAACTAAAGAGTTCGACATTTTAGATTATTGGAAAGTGAGCTCAAATAAGTATCATGTACTCTCCCATTTGGCAAAGGATGTGCTAGCTGTTCCAGCTTCCACGGTTCCTTCGGAGTCAGCTTTTAGCACAGGTGGACGTATTATAGATCCTCTTCGTTGCAGTCTATCAACTAGCACAG ATTTCACTGAGTTTGAAGGATAG
- the LOC120669686 gene encoding zinc finger BED domain-containing protein RICESLEEPER 1-like isoform X2, which yields MSLTAHWIDDHWKLQKRILNFCSIADHKGETLGKQVEECLLDWGIDRLFTVTVDNASSNDKLIEYLKGVCEDWNGVVLKNKFLHVRCCAHIVNLVVKSGLEEHNHSIERIRTAVKFVRSSPSRLKIFKKCAELEKISSKSLVTLDLETRWNATYLMLENAERFEKAFARLAKVCKPFKEYFPNKDPPDPDDWQTARRILCFLKLFEKVTTRLSASLHVTSSIVFHDIMLMRAKLIEIAGGEDPTLSSMAYLMKIKFDKYWKQEGNLNYLLFIAVILDPRYKLQYLVFCLELMYGPDEGKELAEKIESALNELFGCYVESVNASCSRNRGSNQYPVHINVDEEDEENPWDMLASQFERHMAEVETEPNDSELSRYLADKREKRTKEFDILDYWKVSSNKYHVLSHLAKDVLAVPASTVPSESAFSTGGRIIDPLRCSLSTSTGVSQLLTMFSSFYLEFLSKDCVDNQQIDFTEFEG from the exons ATGAGTCTAACAGCCCATTGGATTGATGATCACTGGAAGCTTCAGAAACGTATCCTCAATTTCTGTTCAATAGCAGATCACAAAGGGGAGACACTTGGAAAACAGGTTGAAGAATGTTTGCTGGACTGGGGTATTGATCGTCTATTCACAGTCACAGTTGACAATGCATCCTCAAATGACAAGCTAATTGAGTACTTGAAGGGTGTGTGCGAAGACTGGAATGGAGTTGTGTTAAAGAACAAATTTCTTCATGTGAGGTGTTGCGCCCATATAGTCAACTTAGTCGTTAAGAGTGGACTTGAAGAACACAATCACTCTATCGAGAGGATAAGAACTGCAGTTAAATTTGTGAGGTCTTCACCATCAAGATTGAAAATATTCAAGAAATGCGCAGAGTTAGAGAAAATATCCAGCAAAAGTCTTGTGACATTGGATTTGGAGACAAGATGGAATGCTACTTATTTAATGTTGGAGAATGCTGAAAGGTTTGAGAAAGCTTTTGCAAGACTGGCAAAAGTGTGCAAGCCATTCAAAGAATACTTCCCAAACAAAGATCCTCCCGATCCTGATGATTGGCAAACCGCAAGGCGAATATTGTGTTTCTTGAAACTTTTTGAAAAGGTCACAACTCGTCTCTCAGCCTCTTTACATGTAACTTCAAGCATTGTTTTCCATGACATAATGTTGATGCGTGCAAAATTAATTGAGATTGCTGGAGGTGAAGATCCAACATTATCTTCAATGGCATATCTCATGAAAATCAAATTTGACAAGTACTGGAAACAAGAAGGCAATCTGAACTACTTATTATTTATTGCTGTCATTTTGGATCCTAGATACAAGCTTCAATATTTGGTATTTTGCTTGGAACTTATGTATGGACCAGATGAAGGCAAAGAACTAGCTGAGAAAATTGAATCAGCTCTTAATGAATTGTTTGGCTGCTATGTTGAATCTGTTAATGCCTCTTGTTCTAGAAATAGAGGATCAAATCAATATCCAGTTCACATCAATGTAGATGAGGAGGATGAAGAGAATCCCTGGGATATGCTAGCATCTCAATTTGAGCGACACATGGCGGAGGTTGAGACGGAACCAAATGATTCAGAGTTGTCAAGATATCTAGCTGATAAGCGGGAGAAGAGAACTAAAGAGTTCGACATTTTAGATTATTGGAAAGTGAGCTCAAATAAGTATCATGTACTCTCCCATTTGGCAAAGGATGTGCTAGCTGTTCCAGCTTCCACGGTTCCTTCGGAGTCAGCTTTTAGCACAGGTGGACGTATTATAGATCCTCTTCGTTGCAGTCTATCAACTAGCACAG GTGTGTCACAATTGCTAACAATGTTCTCTTCTTTTTATTTAGAATTCCTTTCGAAGGACTGCGTCGATAACCAACAGATCG ATTTCACTGAGTTTGAAGGATAG
- the LOC120669685 gene encoding protein RDM16-like isoform X2, protein MEIASESFPLPFWPGTKPGVLSTSVHGDQACAWSGRGDEAAARIPDGNPPRHLLIGWFSATAQCRTCCSVIICFRVFKDGSATSAAGKNSNLSLDALAKAKKALQLKKELSEKLKKLPMLNKLGTTGTDMQVSKKEDAKTSVETQTVSKGEAKHTGPVSGLPMSSVSGTPAAAGAIGIPGLTNIPNLEAVKRAQELAAKMGFQQDPHFAPLINMFPGTSTELTVPQRPPKAPVLRLDAQGREIDEQGKVISMTRPTNLSTLKVNINKQKKEAFQIIKPDLDSLAKSSAHFDERMGINQNKLLRPKRPGFQFVEEGKLSRQAELNRIKSQFGEAQAKELKVKQAQLAKAKAEIDMNPNLIEVASGMRAPKQKQKEAIPDIEPWDAKILLSAIYEDFTVEKLNMDRITIYVEHPEPLDPPAEPAPPPPQPLKLTKKEQKKLRTQRRLAKEKDRQEMIRQGLLEPPKPKVKMSNLMKVLGSEAVQDPTRLEMEIRTAAAEREQAHVDRNIARKLTPSERREKKERKLFDDPTNTMETIVCVYKIRNLSHPQTRFKVDVNAQENRLTGAAVITDGISVVVVEGGKKSIKRYNKLMLNRIDWAAAVSGEDDAEEEPDKPVNSCALVWQGSVAKPAFHRFTVHNCRSEAAAKKVFADASVPHYWDLAINFSENSS, encoded by the exons GATGGTTCTCAGCAACCGCTCAATGCCGCACCTGCTGTAGTGTCATTATCTGTTTCCGTGTCTTCAAAG ATGGAAGTGCAACCTCAGCTGCTGGCAAAAATAGTAATCTATCTCTTGATGCTTTAGCCAAAGCAAAAAAAGCTTTGCAACTGAAGAAGGAACTGTCAGAGAAACTCAAGAAACTACCCATG CTTAATAAACTTGGCACTACTGGTACTGATATGCAAGTTTCTAAAAAAGAAGATGCAAAAACATCTGTCGAAACACAGACTGTTTCTAAAGGAGAAGCAAAGCATACTGGTCCAGTTTCTGGCCTGCCCATGAGTAGTGTCTCTGGGACTCCAGCCGCAGCTGGTGCAATTGGTATTCCGGGTCTTACAAACATTCCTAATCTGGAGGCAGTGAAGCGAGCACAAGAGCTTGCTGCTAAGATGGGATTCCAGCAAGATCCACACTTTGCTCCTCTCATCAACATGTTTCCCGGTACATCCACTGAACTTACTGTGCCTCAAAGACCTCCCAAGGCTCCTGTCCTTCGCCTTGATGCTCAGGGTAGGGAAATTGATGAGCAGGGAAAAGTTATCAGCATGACAAGGCCAACAAATTTGAGTACTCTAAAG GTCAatataaacaagcaaaagaaggaggcTTTTCAAATCATCAAGCCAGACTTGGATTCTCTGGCAAAATCAAGTGCTCATTTTGATGAAAGGATGGGCATAAACCAAAACAAGCTCCTCCGTCCTAAAAGGCCAGGATTTCAGTTTGTTGAAGAGGGAAAACTCTCTAGGCAGGCTGAATTGAATAGAATTAAG AGTCAATTTGGTGAAGCACAAGCTAAGGAGCTCAAAGTAAAGCAAGCACAGCTCGCGAAGGCAAAGGCAGAAATAGACATGAACCCAAACCTTATTGAAGTTGCTTCTGGTATGAGAGCTCCAAAGCAAAAGCAGAAGGAAGCAATTCCTGACATTGAGCCATG GGATGCAAAAATTTTACTTTCTGCCATATATGAGGATTTCACTGTGGAGAAGCTTAATATGGACAGGATCACCATATATGTGGAACATCCAGAGCCATTAGACCCACCGGCCGaaccggcaccgccgccgccccagccacTGAAGTTAACTAAAAAAGAGCAGAAGAAGCTGAGAACACAGAGGCGTCTTGCTAAGGAAAAAGATAGGCAAGAAATGATTAGGCAAGGCCTATTGGAGCCACCCAAACCAAAGGTCAAAATGAGCAATCTTATGAAAGTTCTAGGCTCTGAAGCTGTGCAAGATCCCACACGGCTGGAGATGGAAATCAGAACTGCCGCTGCAGAGCGTGAGCAGGCTCATGTAGACCGCAACATTGCCCGCAAGCTCACACCATCTGAGCGCCGCGAGAAGAAAGAGCGGAAGCTTTTTGATGATCCTACTAATACAATGGAGACAATAGTTTGTGTTTACAAGATCAGAAACCTGTCCCATCCACAGACACGCTTCAAAGTCGATGTCAATGCACAAGAGAATAGGCTAACTGGTGCTGCAGTCATCACCGATGGTATCAGTGTTGTGGTTGTTGAAGGAGGGAAGAAATCAATCAAAAGGTACAATAAGCTCATGCTCAACCGGATAGACTGGGCAGCCGCAGTTAGTGGTGAGGATGATGCTGAAGAGGAACCTGACAAGCCTGTGAATAGTTGTGCATTGGTCTGGCAGGGCAGCGTGGCGAAGCCTGCCTTCCACAGGTTTACTGTACACAACTGCCGGAGTGAGGCTGCTGCTAAGAAGGTTTTTGCTGATGCTTCTGTTCCTCACTACTGGGACCTTGCTATCAATTTTTCTGAAAATTCATCATGA
- the LOC120669685 gene encoding protein RDM16-like isoform X3 — MLNKLGTTGTDMQVSKKEDAKTSVETQTVSKGEAKHTGPVSGLPMSSVSGTPAAAGAIGIPGLTNIPNLEAVKRAQELAAKMGFQQDPHFAPLINMFPGTSTELTVPQRPPKAPVLRLDAQGREIDEQGKVISMTRPTNLSTLKVNINKQKKEAFQIIKPDLDSLAKSSAHFDERMGINQNKLLRPKRPGFQFVEEGKLSRQAELNRIKSQFGEAQAKELKVKQAQLAKAKAEIDMNPNLIEVASGMRAPKQKQKEAIPDIEPWDAKILLSAIYEDFTVEKLNMDRITIYVEHPEPLDPPAEPAPPPPQPLKLTKKEQKKLRTQRRLAKEKDRQEMIRQGLLEPPKPKVKMSNLMKVLGSEAVQDPTRLEMEIRTAAAEREQAHVDRNIARKLTPSERREKKERKLFDDPTNTMETIVCVYKIRNLSHPQTRFKVDVNAQENRLTGAAVITDGISVVVVEGGKKSIKRYNKLMLNRIDWAAAVSGEDDAEEEPDKPVNSCALVWQGSVAKPAFHRFTVHNCRSEAAAKKVFADASVPHYWDLAINFSENSS, encoded by the exons ATG CTTAATAAACTTGGCACTACTGGTACTGATATGCAAGTTTCTAAAAAAGAAGATGCAAAAACATCTGTCGAAACACAGACTGTTTCTAAAGGAGAAGCAAAGCATACTGGTCCAGTTTCTGGCCTGCCCATGAGTAGTGTCTCTGGGACTCCAGCCGCAGCTGGTGCAATTGGTATTCCGGGTCTTACAAACATTCCTAATCTGGAGGCAGTGAAGCGAGCACAAGAGCTTGCTGCTAAGATGGGATTCCAGCAAGATCCACACTTTGCTCCTCTCATCAACATGTTTCCCGGTACATCCACTGAACTTACTGTGCCTCAAAGACCTCCCAAGGCTCCTGTCCTTCGCCTTGATGCTCAGGGTAGGGAAATTGATGAGCAGGGAAAAGTTATCAGCATGACAAGGCCAACAAATTTGAGTACTCTAAAG GTCAatataaacaagcaaaagaaggaggcTTTTCAAATCATCAAGCCAGACTTGGATTCTCTGGCAAAATCAAGTGCTCATTTTGATGAAAGGATGGGCATAAACCAAAACAAGCTCCTCCGTCCTAAAAGGCCAGGATTTCAGTTTGTTGAAGAGGGAAAACTCTCTAGGCAGGCTGAATTGAATAGAATTAAG AGTCAATTTGGTGAAGCACAAGCTAAGGAGCTCAAAGTAAAGCAAGCACAGCTCGCGAAGGCAAAGGCAGAAATAGACATGAACCCAAACCTTATTGAAGTTGCTTCTGGTATGAGAGCTCCAAAGCAAAAGCAGAAGGAAGCAATTCCTGACATTGAGCCATG GGATGCAAAAATTTTACTTTCTGCCATATATGAGGATTTCACTGTGGAGAAGCTTAATATGGACAGGATCACCATATATGTGGAACATCCAGAGCCATTAGACCCACCGGCCGaaccggcaccgccgccgccccagccacTGAAGTTAACTAAAAAAGAGCAGAAGAAGCTGAGAACACAGAGGCGTCTTGCTAAGGAAAAAGATAGGCAAGAAATGATTAGGCAAGGCCTATTGGAGCCACCCAAACCAAAGGTCAAAATGAGCAATCTTATGAAAGTTCTAGGCTCTGAAGCTGTGCAAGATCCCACACGGCTGGAGATGGAAATCAGAACTGCCGCTGCAGAGCGTGAGCAGGCTCATGTAGACCGCAACATTGCCCGCAAGCTCACACCATCTGAGCGCCGCGAGAAGAAAGAGCGGAAGCTTTTTGATGATCCTACTAATACAATGGAGACAATAGTTTGTGTTTACAAGATCAGAAACCTGTCCCATCCACAGACACGCTTCAAAGTCGATGTCAATGCACAAGAGAATAGGCTAACTGGTGCTGCAGTCATCACCGATGGTATCAGTGTTGTGGTTGTTGAAGGAGGGAAGAAATCAATCAAAAGGTACAATAAGCTCATGCTCAACCGGATAGACTGGGCAGCCGCAGTTAGTGGTGAGGATGATGCTGAAGAGGAACCTGACAAGCCTGTGAATAGTTGTGCATTGGTCTGGCAGGGCAGCGTGGCGAAGCCTGCCTTCCACAGGTTTACTGTACACAACTGCCGGAGTGAGGCTGCTGCTAAGAAGGTTTTTGCTGATGCTTCTGTTCCTCACTACTGGGACCTTGCTATCAATTTTTCTGAAAATTCATCATGA